In one window of Gossypium hirsutum isolate 1008001.06 chromosome A01, Gossypium_hirsutum_v2.1, whole genome shotgun sequence DNA:
- the LOC107960119 gene encoding zinc finger CCCH domain-containing protein 2 yields the protein MTTVYDPSHHLTSKNLCFKDLEIPPRKKQLHCCPNAAAMELPHHEARLHKYLPSNEDDDGTDDPYGTDHFRMYEFKVRRCTRSRSHDWTDCPFAHPGEKARRRDPTRYQYSSTICSDYRRGSECPRGDDCEFAHGVFECWLHPTRYRTEACKDGKNCKRKVCFFAHSSRELRLLPESPPPLKYKNPDKNYNHCCLFCRSVTSSSSLSPTSTLLGLSHFSRSPSLSPPLSPLKHQQRTPRYGGDRISIFGTEMTTSYDDVLLKEVMSCLGTMNLSEVTSPMAPTANTNIPWLDVSFKGAPSMVSPSGSGEYFNGGGDDEKNNGNGVVLDHDLDLGWVNELLM from the coding sequence ATGACCACTGTTTATGACCCTTCACACCATCTCACCTCCAAAAATTTGTGTTTCAAGGACCTTGAAATCCCTCCAAGGAAAAAGCAACTCCATTGTTGCCCCAACGCCGCCGCCATGGAACTTCCCCACCACGAAGCTAGGCTCCACAAATacctcccctccaatgaagacgATGACGGTACCGATGATCCATACGGCACCGACCATTTCCGTATGTACGAGTTCAAAGTAAGAAGGTGTACAAGGAGCCGTAGCCATGACTGGACTGACTGTCCCTTCGCTCATCCAGGTGAAAAAGCCCGCCGTCGTGACCCTACTCGGTACCAGTACTCCTCCACCATCTGTTCTGACTACCGGCGTGGCAGTGAGTGCCCTCGCGGCGATGACTGTGAGTTCGCTCATGGAGTGTTTGAGTGTTGGCTTCACCCTACACGTTACAGAACCGAAGCTTGTAAAGATGGTAAGAATTGCAAGCGTAAGGTTTGTTTCTTTGCTCATTCGTCACGTGAGCTTCGTCTCTTGCCGGAATCACCACCGCCATTGAAGTATAAAAACCCTGACAAGAACTATAACCATTGCTGCTTGTTTTGCCGGTCGGTAACATCGTCGTCGTCGTTGTCCCCGACAAGTACTCTCTTGGGTTTATCTCATTTCTCGAGATCCCCGTCCCTATCGCCGCCTTTATCTCCCTTAAAACACCAGCAAAGAACACCAAGGTACGGTGGTGATCGTATCAGTATATTTGGAACCGAAATGACAACCAGTTACGATGATGTTTTGTTAAAGGAAGTAATGAGTTGTTTAGGAACCATGAATTTATCCGAAGTAACTTCACCAATGGCGCCTACTGCAAATACAAACATTCCATGGCTTGATGTTTCATTCAAAGGAGCTCCTTCAATGGTAAGTCCTTCTGGTTCTGGTGAATATTTCAATGGTGGTGGTGATGATGAGAAAAACAAtggaaacggtgtcgttttggatCATGATCTTGACCTCGGATGGGTTAATGAGTTGCTGATGTAG